A genomic window from Arthrobacter sp. FW305-BF8 includes:
- the galK gene encoding galactokinase: MTAPATTTDLEARFSAAFGRQPDGVWQAPGRVNLIGEHTDYNEGFVLPFAIDRTARVAVGVRPDSTLRLLSTYGDQGITTADTASLEGAAAKGWTKYPLGVIWSLQQRGIDVPGLDLLLDSDVPLGAGLSSSHAIECAVISALNDLTGAGLGPEDMVLATQRAENDFVGAPTGIMDQSASLRGSKGHAVFLDCRDQSVRLVPFEAEAAGVVLLVIDTKVSHSHADGGYASRRASCELGAEVLGVKALRDVTPGDLEEAGGLLDEVTFRRVRHIVTENDRVLQTVELLGQQGPSAIGALLDASHASMRDDFEISCAELDLAVEASRANGAIGARMTGGGFGGAAIALTPVSEEQQVRAAVVRAFAEAGYTAPDIFTVTPAAGAMRLA, encoded by the coding sequence ATGACCGCCCCCGCCACCACCACCGACCTCGAGGCCCGGTTCTCCGCCGCGTTCGGCCGCCAGCCCGACGGCGTGTGGCAGGCCCCCGGCCGGGTCAACCTGATCGGCGAACACACGGACTACAACGAGGGCTTCGTGCTGCCGTTCGCCATCGACCGGACCGCCCGGGTAGCCGTGGGCGTCCGGCCCGACTCCACCCTCCGCCTGCTCTCGACCTACGGCGACCAGGGAATCACGACGGCCGACACGGCTTCGCTGGAAGGCGCGGCGGCCAAGGGCTGGACCAAGTACCCGCTGGGCGTCATCTGGTCCCTGCAGCAGCGCGGCATCGACGTCCCTGGCCTGGACCTGCTGCTGGACTCCGACGTCCCCCTCGGCGCCGGGCTGTCCTCCTCGCACGCCATTGAATGTGCGGTGATTTCGGCACTCAATGACCTCACCGGCGCTGGCCTGGGACCGGAGGACATGGTGCTGGCCACCCAGCGCGCCGAGAACGACTTCGTGGGTGCACCCACGGGCATCATGGACCAGTCCGCCTCGCTGCGGGGCTCGAAGGGCCACGCTGTGTTCCTGGACTGCCGTGACCAGAGCGTCCGGCTGGTCCCCTTCGAGGCCGAGGCTGCCGGGGTCGTCCTGCTGGTCATCGACACCAAGGTTTCCCATTCCCATGCCGACGGCGGCTATGCCTCCCGCCGGGCGTCCTGCGAACTGGGCGCCGAGGTGCTGGGCGTCAAGGCTCTGCGCGATGTCACGCCGGGAGATCTGGAGGAAGCCGGCGGGCTGCTGGACGAGGTCACGTTCCGCCGCGTCCGGCACATCGTCACTGAGAACGACCGTGTGCTGCAGACCGTGGAACTCCTGGGGCAGCAGGGCCCGTCGGCAATCGGTGCCCTGCTCGACGCCAGCCATGCATCCATGCGCGACGACTTTGAGATCTCCTGCGCCGAACTGGATCTCGCCGTCGAGGCCTCCCGGGCAAACGGCGCCATCGGCGCCCGGATGACCGGCGGGGGTTTTGGCGGCGCCGCCATCGCCCTGACCCCGGTGAGCGAGGAGCAGCAGGTGCGTGCCGCCGTCGTACGGGCCTTCGCGGAGGCAGGGTACACGGCACCGGACATCTTCACGGTCACCCCGGCTGCAGGGGCAATGCGGCTCGCGTAG
- the galT gene encoding galactose-1-phosphate uridylyltransferase: MTHITSTQLSDGRELLYFDDAGSTRRRSVEASRDQRDLPPRGEPGEVRYDALTGEWVAVAAHRQTRTHLPPADQCPICPTTDANPSEIPAADYDVVVFENRFPSLGPAVGPVPANPGWGTTGPAFGRCEVVTFTPEHTGSFSGLSETRARTVVEAWAHRTAALSALPGIKQVFPFENRGADIGVTLHHPHGQIYAYPYVTPRAAVMGAAARRFYDDAGGRQTLTGSLLRAEREDGSRMVLESDSFSAYVPFAARWPLEIHLVPHRQVPDLAGLTGEEKDELAHVYLDLLKRLDALYPTPTPYISAWHQAPVDDLLRPASYLHLQLTSPRRAADKLKFLAGSEAAMGAFINDTTPEEVAERLRSVAVPASPAETLAPAAPGLIEAGLTEPDLIEGAHA, encoded by the coding sequence ATGACCCACATCACCAGCACCCAGCTTTCCGACGGCCGCGAATTGCTCTACTTCGACGACGCCGGCTCAACCCGCCGGCGCTCTGTCGAGGCGAGCCGCGACCAAAGGGACCTCCCGCCCCGCGGGGAGCCCGGCGAAGTCCGGTACGACGCACTGACCGGCGAATGGGTGGCCGTGGCCGCGCACCGGCAGACGCGCACGCACCTGCCACCCGCGGACCAGTGCCCCATCTGCCCCACCACAGACGCCAACCCGTCGGAGATCCCGGCCGCGGACTACGACGTCGTGGTGTTCGAGAACCGCTTCCCCTCCCTCGGCCCGGCCGTGGGCCCCGTACCCGCCAACCCCGGCTGGGGCACAACGGGTCCCGCCTTCGGACGGTGCGAAGTCGTCACCTTCACCCCGGAGCACACCGGGTCCTTCAGCGGCCTGAGCGAAACGCGTGCCCGTACCGTGGTGGAGGCGTGGGCGCACCGGACGGCAGCCCTCAGCGCACTGCCCGGCATCAAGCAGGTTTTTCCGTTCGAGAACCGCGGCGCGGACATCGGCGTCACCCTGCACCACCCGCACGGCCAGATCTACGCTTACCCCTATGTCACGCCGCGCGCCGCCGTCATGGGCGCCGCCGCGCGCAGGTTTTATGACGACGCCGGCGGGCGGCAGACGCTGACCGGCTCGCTGCTGCGCGCCGAACGCGAGGACGGCAGCCGGATGGTGCTGGAAAGCGACAGCTTCAGCGCGTACGTTCCGTTCGCGGCCCGGTGGCCGCTGGAGATCCACCTCGTTCCGCACCGCCAGGTCCCCGACCTGGCCGGACTGACCGGGGAGGAGAAGGACGAGCTGGCCCACGTCTACCTGGATCTGCTCAAGCGCCTCGACGCCCTCTACCCCACCCCGACGCCCTACATTTCGGCCTGGCACCAGGCCCCGGTGGATGACCTGCTGCGCCCCGCCAGCTACCTGCACCTGCAGCTGACCTCCCCGCGCCGCGCGGCAGACAAGCTCAAGTTCCTGGCCGGGTCCGAGGCGGCCATGGGCGCCTTCATCAACGACACCACCCCCGAAGAGGTGGCAGAGCGGCTGCGCTCGGTGGCCGTTCCGGCATCCCCGGCCGAGACGCTCGCCCCGGCCGCACCGGGCCTCATCGAAGCCGGCCTCACCGAACCAGATCTCATCGAAGGAGCCCACGCATGA
- a CDS encoding DeoR/GlpR family DNA-binding transcription regulator, whose amino-acid sequence MLATQRQHRILQELDAEGTVRVAALADLLRVSEMTVRRDIDALDAEGQLLRVHGGATRAAAFSALEPGFGAKSVRETDAKRAIAAEALTLLRPGMTLLVSGGTTTHELARLLPRDLGLTVATNSLMVAGALASAGDGGIRTVVLGGQRTPSEALVGPVTMHALESLHADLCFMGVHGFDPKAGITSPNLLESEVNAAMIAASDALAVIADATKYGSVGLAGIAPLSAVGTLITDRRISTGSAGPGAEELLRQAVGELRLAPLTPAAAPPASQLGSSSGPSQGWERPELLPSWDNDPLTSRPTRLPDGQTPSATAFKGHDA is encoded by the coding sequence ATGCTCGCTACGCAGCGGCAACACCGCATCCTCCAGGAGCTCGACGCCGAAGGCACTGTCCGGGTGGCGGCTCTGGCGGACCTGCTCCGGGTGTCCGAAATGACCGTCCGGCGCGACATCGACGCGCTCGACGCCGAAGGCCAGTTGCTGCGGGTACACGGCGGCGCCACACGCGCTGCGGCGTTCAGTGCGCTCGAACCGGGCTTCGGCGCCAAGTCGGTCCGGGAAACGGACGCGAAGCGGGCCATCGCCGCGGAGGCGCTCACGCTGCTCCGCCCGGGCATGACCCTGCTGGTTTCCGGCGGCACCACCACCCATGAGCTCGCGCGGCTGCTCCCCCGGGATCTCGGGCTCACGGTAGCCACCAACTCCCTCATGGTGGCGGGCGCCCTGGCGTCGGCCGGCGACGGCGGCATCCGCACCGTGGTCCTGGGCGGCCAGCGCACACCGTCCGAGGCCCTGGTGGGCCCGGTAACGATGCACGCCCTGGAGAGCCTGCATGCCGACCTCTGCTTCATGGGCGTGCACGGCTTCGACCCGAAGGCCGGCATCACCTCACCGAACCTCCTGGAGTCCGAGGTCAACGCCGCCATGATCGCGGCGTCGGACGCGTTGGCAGTGATCGCGGACGCCACGAAGTACGGGAGCGTGGGGCTCGCCGGGATCGCCCCGCTGTCAGCCGTCGGCACCCTCATCACCGACCGCCGGATCAGCACGGGCTCCGCCGGCCCTGGCGCCGAAGAGCTGCTCCGGCAGGCCGTCGGGGAGCTGCGGCTGGCACCCCTTACCCCGGCAGCGGCACCTCCAGCTTCCCAACTAGGTAGCAGCTCAGGGCCTTCCCAAGGCTGGGAACGCCCTGAGCTGCTACCCAGTTGGGACAACGACCCACTTACTTCCCGCCCCACCCGCCTCCCGGACGGCCAGACGCCGTCGGCCACCGCGTTCAAAGGACACGACGCATGA
- a CDS encoding aldose 1-epimerase family protein has translation MTSGATSETSDFPTASDSLTAQQRYATGRQYELRRGDALAVVTELAAGLRWYSRGGVQLTESYGDSDIPPGATGITLAPWANRIEDGVWHLNGTKQQLDITEVSKNNASHGLLRNASYSLVAESEFAVTLEATIFPQHGYPFLLRHRVEYSLAGDLGLEVRQTLVNDSEAEAPFVLGAHPYLRIGEIPSEDLTLRVDAATRLVADERLIPRSSEPVSGDSDLRQGRRVGDLELDAALTDLAFDGGIAHHTLTAPDGRSVSLWQDEACAFVHVFVSRIYPGRPTAVAVEPMTGPANAFNSGDSLRWLAPGDSFTITWGIRADLEGA, from the coding sequence ATGACTTCCGGTGCGACTTCCGAAACCAGCGATTTCCCCACAGCCAGCGATTCCCTCACAGCCCAGCAGCGCTACGCCACCGGCAGGCAGTACGAGCTCAGGCGCGGCGATGCGCTCGCCGTGGTCACCGAGCTGGCCGCGGGGCTGCGGTGGTACAGCCGCGGAGGCGTCCAGCTGACGGAGTCCTACGGGGACTCCGACATTCCGCCCGGCGCCACGGGCATCACCTTGGCCCCGTGGGCCAACCGGATAGAGGATGGCGTCTGGCACCTGAACGGCACGAAGCAGCAGCTGGACATCACCGAGGTTTCCAAGAACAACGCCAGCCACGGGCTCCTGCGCAACGCGTCATACTCCCTGGTTGCCGAATCCGAGTTTGCCGTGACCCTCGAGGCGACCATCTTTCCCCAGCACGGCTACCCGTTCCTGCTGCGGCACCGCGTGGAGTACTCCCTGGCCGGGGACCTGGGCCTGGAGGTGCGGCAAACGCTGGTCAACGATTCCGAGGCCGAGGCGCCGTTCGTGCTGGGCGCGCATCCGTATCTGCGGATCGGCGAGATCCCCTCCGAGGACCTCACGTTGAGAGTGGATGCCGCGACGCGGCTGGTGGCGGATGAGCGGCTCATTCCGCGCAGCTCCGAACCCGTGTCCGGGGACAGCGACCTGCGCCAGGGGAGAAGGGTGGGGGACCTGGAACTCGACGCCGCCCTGACGGATCTGGCGTTCGACGGCGGGATCGCCCACCACACGCTGACCGCACCGGACGGCCGCAGCGTCAGCCTCTGGCAGGACGAGGCCTGCGCGTTCGTCCACGTATTTGTCAGCCGTATCTACCCGGGCCGGCCCACGGCCGTGGCAGTGGAACCGATGACGGGACCGGCCAACGCCTTCAACTCCGGGGACAGCCTCCGCTGGCTTGCTCCCGGGGACTCGTTCACCATCACCTGGGGTATCCGCGCAGACCTGGAAGGTGCCTGA